CCCCATCGCGTTTTCAAGCGATTCCTTGTGCGCTTCCATCCCGGGCAAATAACCGGTAAAGACAGCCTTTACGGGTTTCAAGGTCAAGGATTCCTTTTCGAATGTCACCAGGGTCCTTGTTATTTCTTCCTTAAGCCTTTCGATGTAATCCGCGCCCCCGCCGGAGCCGAAAGTGAGTCCGCGTGTATATATTACCTTCTCTTTATCGGCGATCACGATGTCCGTGGCCGACTTATCGCATTCCACGACGATAACAGGCGCCGCGCCCGCCCCGGCCATGAAATCCGGGTCCATCCTTAGCCAGTTGAGGATACCGATAGAGCTCAGCGTCACCTTCGAAGGGGAGAATCCGCAGGACCTCATCACCTCAAGCGGCCTCTCGACCATATCTTTGTGGCAGATGACAAGCATCACCTTCGAATAGCCCTCGGCCGTCGTCTCTATCGGGCTGACGCCGTATGTTATCTCCTCTTTTGGATAGGGTATCTGTTTTATCGCCTGGAACCCGGCCATCTCTTCTATCTCCGCCGGGTCATGGGACGGAAGGCTCAGCGTTTTGGTCGTCACGGATTGCCTGGGTATTACGAGGACTGTCTCTTTGGGTTTTATGTTAAAGTTTTTGAGGATCTTGCTTAACGCCTCTGAAGCCGCTTTGACGTCATTCGACGGCACCGCTTCGCTGACGCAGGCCTCTATCGCCGCGGCCGGGCCGCTCACCGATATCTGGATGACTTTTATCTCAGATTCGCGTATCTCGATCGCCGTCTTAGTCTTGTCGGTAAATAATCCCATCTCCTATTCCTCGTTCCAGTAGAGAACGCTTCCGCCCGTTACCGAGATGACACAGGTAACGGTTTTTACCGCCCTGCCGCCCGAAGCGTAACCTTTCGATATCACCCTGTAATAATTGGAACCGCAAGATACGAGCGCCTTGTTCGCTTCCGTCAGCGACGTAATATTCGCGCCTGACAGGAAATCGATGAAGTCATTCTTGTCGACGAAATGCGTATTATCCGGCGTATCCGGGCCGATCCTGGCGGCAATTATAGT
The nucleotide sequence above comes from Candidatus Omnitrophota bacterium. Encoded proteins:
- the pilM gene encoding pilus assembly protein PilM; amino-acid sequence: MGLFTDKTKTAIEIRESEIKVIQISVSGPAAAIEACVSEAVPSNDVKAASEALSKILKNFNIKPKETVLVIPRQSVTTKTLSLPSHDPAEIEEMAGFQAIKQIPYPKEEITYGVSPIETTAEGYSKVMLVICHKDMVERPLEVMRSCGFSPSKVTLSSIGILNWLRMDPDFMAGAGAAPVIVVECDKSATDIVIADKEKVIYTRGLTFGSGGGADYIERLKEEITRTLVTFEKESLTLKPVKAVFTGYLPGMEAHKESLENAMGIKVEFRDAFKVFPSGVPERSRPFTSTGSFASLIGNAAGPDRVDLLPGRFKVARSVKIRRNEAMVSLSLAAAVLILLSLVVVNKLHQKEELLRVLELRLKKTAPSAQEIGRKKELADIVRSESSQRARPLLILNEFYRIAPPSINLALYKYDEGRVDIKGTSSALSEVFRFVKLLDDSPYFENVEVKYAAKRKTPQAEFVDFEISCPLSGKAAK